From the Leptotrichia sp. oral taxon 221 genome, one window contains:
- a CDS encoding YhcG family protein: MEISNNYINEIKKILKNARQKAYTAVNSAMVEAYWEIGRRIVEEEQSGRERAEYGKEIIKNLSKELTEEFGKGFGERNIRNIRQFYILFSDYEKWKSLISKLTWTHIQKVLRVSDEKARIFYLTEAAENMWSVRTLDRNISTLYYNRIVASIDKKIVENEMKEKTKKLQAEEFIKNPVVLEFLDLPTNMSYTENELEKALTDDIQKFMMELGKGFAFVERQQHIRTENSDFYIDLVFYNYILKCFVIVELKTEKLTHQDIGQLDMYVRMYDDLKKQENDNPTIGLLLCTETDGTIIKYSVLNDNKNLFASKYVNYLPSEEELINEIERQKTLFESRNNNEVEY, from the coding sequence ATGGAAATATCAAATAATTACATTAATGAAATAAAGAAAATACTTAAAAATGCTAGACAAAAAGCATATACCGCTGTAAATTCGGCGATGGTGGAAGCATATTGGGAAATTGGAAGAAGAATTGTAGAAGAAGAACAGAGTGGAAGAGAAAGAGCAGAATACGGGAAAGAAATTATCAAAAATTTATCAAAAGAATTGACAGAAGAATTTGGAAAAGGTTTTGGTGAAAGAAATATTCGGAATATTAGACAGTTTTATATACTATTTTCAGATTATGAAAAATGGAAATCACTGATTTCCAAATTAACTTGGACACACATTCAAAAAGTTTTAAGAGTTTCTGATGAGAAGGCTAGAATATTTTATTTAACAGAAGCAGCAGAAAATATGTGGTCTGTAAGAACTTTGGATAGGAATATATCTACACTTTACTATAATCGTATTGTTGCAAGTATTGATAAAAAAATTGTCGAAAATGAAATGAAAGAGAAGACAAAAAAACTACAAGCAGAAGAATTTATAAAAAATCCAGTAGTTTTGGAGTTTCTAGATTTACCAACAAATATGTCTTATACAGAAAATGAATTAGAAAAAGCATTAACAGATGATATTCAAAAGTTTATGATGGAACTTGGAAAAGGTTTTGCATTTGTGGAAAGGCAACAGCATATTCGTACAGAAAATTCAGATTTTTATATTGATTTGGTATTTTATAACTATATTTTGAAATGTTTTGTTATAGTGGAATTAAAAACTGAAAAATTAACACATCAGGATATTGGACAACTTGATATGTATGTAAGAATGTATGATGACTTAAAAAAACAGGAAAATGATAATCCAACAATAGGACTTCTTCTTTGTACGGAAACAGACGGAACTATTATAAAGTATTCGGTTTTGAATGATAATAAAAACCTCTTTGCAAGTAAATATGTAAATTATTTGCCTAGTGAAGAGGAATTAATAAATGAAATAGAAAGGCAGAAGACATTGTTTGAAAGTAGAAATAATAATGAAGTGGAATATTAA
- the leuC gene encoding 3-isopropylmalate dehydratase large subunit — translation MSEIKNKEKNPKTLFDKVWEKHVITGEPGEAQLLYIDLHLIHEVTSPQAFSGLRIAGRKVRRPDLTFGTMDHNTPTIMADRMNIKDKVSKAQLDALSANCKEFGIELVDMFNENNGIVHMVGPEQGLTQPGKTVVCGDSHTATHGAFGALAFGIGTSEVEHVLATQTIWQKKPKTMGIEITGELQKGVYAKDIILHIIKTYGIGLGNGYAFEFFGDTIRNMSMEGRMTICNMAIEGGGKSGIIAPDETTFEYVRGRRFAPKGEEFDKKVAEWKELYTDSVDAFDKYIKVDVSNLEPQVTWGTNPEMGIGISERFPEIKDVNYERAYNYMGLTPGGSPYDIPLKHVFIGSCTNGRLADLEIAAKIVKGKKVAPNITAVVVPGSQLVKKAAEKNGIAQIFKDAGFEWREAGCSTCLGMNPDLIPSGEHCASTSNRNFEGRQGKGARTHLVSPAMAAAAAIYGKFVDVRELDEVK, via the coding sequence ATGTCAGAAATTAAAAATAAAGAGAAAAACCCAAAAACTTTGTTTGATAAAGTTTGGGAAAAACATGTGATTACAGGAGAACCTGGAGAAGCACAACTTTTGTATATTGATTTGCACTTGATTCATGAAGTTACTTCGCCACAAGCGTTTTCAGGATTGAGAATTGCAGGGAGAAAGGTTAGAAGACCTGACTTGACATTTGGAACAATGGATCACAATACGCCAACAATTATGGCTGACAGAATGAATATTAAAGATAAAGTTTCAAAGGCACAGTTGGATGCATTGTCGGCAAACTGTAAAGAATTTGGAATTGAGTTGGTTGATATGTTTAATGAAAATAATGGAATTGTGCATATGGTTGGACCTGAACAAGGGTTGACACAGCCTGGAAAAACTGTAGTTTGTGGAGATAGCCATACTGCGACTCATGGAGCTTTTGGAGCTTTGGCATTTGGAATTGGAACAAGTGAAGTGGAACATGTTTTGGCGACACAGACAATTTGGCAAAAGAAACCAAAAACAATGGGAATTGAAATAACTGGTGAATTGCAAAAAGGTGTTTATGCGAAGGATATAATTTTACATATTATTAAAACTTACGGAATTGGGCTAGGAAATGGGTATGCATTTGAATTTTTTGGAGATACAATTAGAAATATGTCAATGGAAGGAAGAATGACTATTTGTAACATGGCAATTGAAGGAGGAGGAAAATCAGGAATTATCGCACCTGACGAAACTACTTTTGAATATGTAAGAGGAAGAAGATTTGCACCAAAAGGCGAAGAATTTGATAAAAAAGTGGCTGAATGGAAAGAATTGTACACGGATTCTGTAGATGCATTTGACAAATACATAAAAGTTGATGTTTCAAACCTTGAACCACAAGTAACTTGGGGAACAAACCCTGAAATGGGAATTGGAATAAGTGAAAGATTCCCTGAAATTAAAGATGTAAACTACGAAAGAGCGTACAACTACATGGGACTTACACCAGGAGGATCACCTTACGACATTCCATTAAAACATGTATTTATCGGATCTTGCACAAATGGAAGGTTAGCAGACTTAGAAATTGCAGCAAAAATTGTAAAAGGGAAGAAAGTTGCTCCAAACATTACAGCAGTAGTCGTTCCAGGATCACAACTTGTTAAAAAAGCAGCTGAAAAAAACGGAATCGCACAAATATTCAAAGACGCAGGATTTGAGTGGAGAGAAGCTGGATGCTCAACTTGCTTAGGAATGAACCCAGACTTAATTCCAAGCGGAGAACATTGTGCGTCAACTTCAAACAGAAACTTTGAAGGAAGACAAGGAAAAGGAGCAAGAACTCACTTAGTAAGTCCAGCAATGGCAGCAGCAGCGGCAATTTATGGAAAATTTGTGGATGTTAGAGAATTGGATGAAGTGAAATAG
- the ilvN gene encoding acetolactate synthase small subunit → MNREHEILIIAKNTDGIVSRIMSLFNRRGYSVLKMTAGVTNKPGYARLTMTVEGDDKTLNQIQKQVYKIVDVVKVKVFPVENVIRRELMLIKVKSDPETRAQIVQVADIYRGKVLDVSPTSLVIELTGDVKKLRGFVEIMHNYGVLEIAKTGVVAMSRGEKL, encoded by the coding sequence ATGAATAGAGAACATGAAATTTTAATAATTGCAAAAAATACTGATGGAATTGTGTCGAGAATAATGTCTTTATTCAATAGAAGAGGATATTCTGTTTTAAAAATGACAGCAGGAGTTACAAATAAACCTGGTTATGCGAGATTGACAATGACAGTAGAAGGAGACGACAAAACATTAAATCAAATTCAAAAACAAGTTTATAAAATTGTGGATGTTGTAAAAGTAAAAGTTTTCCCAGTTGAAAATGTTATCAGAAGAGAATTGATGTTAATAAAAGTGAAATCTGATCCAGAAACTAGAGCACAAATCGTTCAAGTTGCGGATATTTATAGAGGAAAAGTTTTAGATGTATCACCAACTTCATTAGTTATTGAACTTACAGGAGATGTGAAAAAATTGCGTGGATTTGTGGAAATTATGCACAATTATGGAGTTTTGGAAATTGCGAAAACTGGGGTTGTAGCGATGAGTCGTGGAGAAAAATTGTAG
- a CDS encoding NAD(P)H-dependent oxidoreductase, translated as MKTVIFSHPWNGSFNKAILDKVVEKLEETKEKYTIIDLNKDGFNPVMTEKDLELYSQGKSADPLVLKYQEILKNTDELILIFPIWWMSLPAILKGFLDKVMLRGFAYESGKYGIKGLLPIKSAKMITTAEAPKFLLNIMGFGMTMRKANLGGVGIKNTKWIHYSLRAKGKDDDRKKFLEKVGEFVSE; from the coding sequence ATGAAAACAGTAATTTTCTCACACCCATGGAATGGAAGTTTTAATAAGGCAATTTTAGATAAAGTAGTGGAAAAGTTGGAAGAAACAAAAGAAAAATATACGATTATAGATTTGAATAAAGATGGATTCAATCCTGTGATGACTGAAAAAGATTTGGAGTTGTATTCACAAGGAAAAAGTGCTGATCCTTTAGTTTTGAAATATCAGGAAATTTTGAAAAATACAGATGAATTAATATTAATTTTTCCGATTTGGTGGATGTCATTACCTGCGATATTAAAAGGATTTTTGGATAAAGTTATGTTGAGAGGATTTGCTTATGAAAGTGGGAAATATGGAATAAAAGGACTTTTGCCAATAAAATCGGCTAAAATGATTACAACGGCTGAAGCACCAAAGTTTTTATTAAATATAATGGGGTTTGGAATGACGATGAGAAAGGCGAATCTTGGTGGAGTCGGAATAAAAAACACAAAATGGATTCATTATAGTTTAAGAGCAAAAGGAAAAGATGATGATAGAAAGAAATTTCTTGAAAAAGTTGGGGAATTTGTGAGTGAATAG
- a CDS encoding YwqG family protein, with protein sequence MEDKELKKLAKEIFEKIKKKYYETAKEMIVANASVNTSKEIKITDSKIEGIPYIPKGSKIPTNSEGKQFMFLAQINCADLKGLEDFPKEGILQFWVLGDDLMGLDFDNSTNRNGFDIIYYEKIEDYYLEDEFKKIYNPYKYDSAWDFLIAHHPCKMEFSLGKQKENLDYDFLDILFEKVWEEENFKFDEKDKLSEEVEEIYGYEFYEENIGTKCNGFPFFTQSEPRKGDEMNEYDTLLFQINSGKEIMIGDCGVMNFFINREKLKNRDFSDVFYNWDCY encoded by the coding sequence ATGGAAGATAAAGAATTAAAGAAGTTAGCAAAAGAGATTTTTGAAAAAATTAAAAAAAAGTATTATGAAACAGCAAAAGAAATGATTGTTGCAAATGCTTCAGTCAATACTTCAAAGGAAATAAAAATAACAGACAGTAAAATTGAAGGAATTCCATATATTCCAAAAGGAAGTAAAATTCCAACAAATTCAGAAGGGAAACAGTTTATGTTTCTTGCACAGATAAATTGTGCTGACTTAAAAGGTCTAGAAGATTTTCCAAAAGAAGGAATTTTGCAATTTTGGGTTTTGGGAGATGACTTGATGGGATTAGATTTTGACAACAGTACAAATCGGAATGGTTTTGATATAATTTATTATGAGAAAATTGAAGATTACTATTTGGAAGATGAGTTTAAGAAAATATATAATCCTTACAAATATGACTCGGCATGGGATTTTTTGATAGCACATCATCCTTGCAAAATGGAATTTTCTTTGGGAAAACAAAAAGAGAATTTAGACTATGATTTTTTAGATATTTTATTTGAAAAAGTATGGGAAGAAGAAAATTTTAAATTTGATGAAAAAGATAAATTGTCTGAAGAAGTGGAAGAAATTTATGGATATGAATTTTATGAAGAAAATATTGGTACAAAATGTAATGGATTTCCATTTTTCACACAATCTGAACCAAGAAAAGGCGATGAAATGAATGAATACGATACTTTGTTATTTCAAATTAATAGTGGAAAAGAAATAATGATTGGAGATTGTGGAGTGATGAATTTCTTTATTAATCGTGAAAAATTAAAAAATAGGGACTTTTCAGATGTTTTCTACAATTGGGATTGTTATTGA
- a CDS encoding class I SAM-dependent methyltransferase, protein MSVSQHWEKEKYEKNARFVSDYGKELIKWLNPKKDEYILDLGCGDGVLTKEISKYGCKVLGLDGSQKFVEATRKLGVDAIQGDAQNMNFENEFDAIFSNAALHWMTNPDKVLEGVAKALKKGGRFVVEMGCKGNVEKIENAMFEVARRHNFKAVKCWFFPTEKEETELLNKYGLKVKRMISFSRPTLLPTGIKGWLQTFSAPAFVNIPKEMHEKLIDEIAEKVEKELEKNENGQIIADYVRLRFEAVKK, encoded by the coding sequence ATGAGTGTGAGTCAGCATTGGGAAAAGGAAAAGTATGAAAAAAATGCACGGTTTGTTTCGGATTATGGAAAGGAACTGATTAAATGGCTGAATCCGAAAAAGGATGAATATATTTTGGATTTAGGCTGTGGAGATGGTGTATTGACTAAGGAAATTTCAAAATATGGGTGCAAAGTTTTGGGACTAGATGGAAGTCAGAAATTTGTTGAAGCGACTAGAAAATTGGGAGTTGATGCGATACAAGGCGATGCACAGAATATGAATTTTGAAAATGAATTTGATGCAATTTTTTCCAATGCGGCACTTCATTGGATGACAAATCCTGATAAAGTTTTGGAAGGTGTGGCAAAAGCACTCAAAAAAGGTGGACGATTTGTGGTCGAAATGGGTTGCAAAGGAAATGTGGAAAAAATAGAAAATGCAATGTTTGAAGTTGCAAGAAGACATAATTTTAAAGCTGTAAAATGCTGGTTTTTTCCGACAGAAAAAGAAGAAACAGAATTACTTAATAAATATGGCTTAAAAGTAAAAAGAATGATAAGTTTTTCTCGTCCAACTTTACTTCCAACAGGGATAAAAGGATGGCTACAAACCTTTTCTGCACCTGCTTTTGTGAATATTCCGAAAGAAATGCACGAAAAATTGATTGATGAAATAGCTGAAAAAGTGGAAAAAGAGCTTGAAAAAAATGAAAATGGACAAATTATAGCTGATTATGTAAGATTGAGATTTGAAGCTGTGAAGAAATAG
- the pssA gene encoding CDP-diacylglycerol--serine O-phosphatidyltransferase gives MIKKEVLIPNIVTAGNIFMGYLSILESIKGNFVTSIWFIILAMFFDSIDGQVARKFNAFTEFGKEFDSFCDAFSFGLAPALLIYFLLEKEMNGSIFVVLISFVYAICGVIRLARFNIDTISSSEKSDFVGMPIPNAAGMICSYILVCNAIEKNLEINFFNLKFFIAIIVIASILMISTIPFKVPTKIFDYLPKERKWLITLILVIILALKYFLFIFSFGYVIVTLINFFRRNNGKY, from the coding sequence ATGATAAAAAAAGAAGTTTTGATACCGAATATTGTTACTGCTGGAAATATATTTATGGGTTATTTGAGCATTTTAGAATCAATTAAGGGAAATTTTGTTACAAGTATTTGGTTTATAATTTTAGCAATGTTTTTTGATAGTATTGATGGTCAAGTTGCTAGAAAATTTAATGCTTTTACTGAATTTGGAAAGGAATTTGATTCTTTTTGTGATGCATTTTCTTTTGGTTTGGCACCAGCATTGCTAATATATTTTCTCTTGGAAAAAGAAATGAACGGAAGCATATTCGTGGTTCTCATTTCATTCGTTTATGCTATTTGTGGAGTAATTAGATTAGCAAGATTCAATATTGATACAATTTCTTCTAGCGAAAAGTCTGATTTTGTTGGTATGCCAATACCAAATGCAGCAGGAATGATTTGTTCGTATATTTTAGTGTGTAATGCGATTGAAAAAAATTTAGAAATTAATTTTTTTAATCTAAAATTTTTCATTGCAATCATTGTAATTGCATCAATTTTAATGATAAGTACAATTCCATTTAAGGTACCAACAAAAATATTTGATTATCTTCCAAAAGAACGAAAATGGCTCATTACTCTAATTTTAGTAATAATCTTAGCGTTAAAATATTTTCTTTTTATTTTCAGTTTTGGATATGTAATTGTTACACTTATTAATTTTTTTAGAAGAAATAATGGGAAATATTAA
- a CDS encoding 2-isopropylmalate synthase, whose translation MYKENKTMKKHIKIFDTTLRDGEQTPRVNLNAEEKLRIAKQLESLGVDIIEAGFAVASPGDFEAVKMIAENVKNSTVCSLSRAVKKDIEAAGEALKGAAKPRIHTFIATSPIHREFKLKMTKEQIVERTREMVELAKSFVDDVEFSSEDATRTEKEFLVEVYETAIKAGATTLNVPDTVGYRTPNEMFELISYLKKNVKGIENVDISVHCHDDLGLSVANSVAAIQAGATQIECTINGLGERAGNTSLEEIAMILKTRKDLFEEYYTNIDSKQIYPTSKLVSLLTGVATQPNKAIVGANAFAHESGIHQHGVLANPETYEIMSPESVGRNPDSLVLGKHSGKHAFIQKLESLGFDHVGSDRVEELFVQFKKLADKKKYVLDEDIIALVAGDAAKIEGRIKLTHFEISRQEGKKPKATVTIDLDGEKLVKEALGDGPVDAAYNAVNLAVNDTFVLEEYKLEAITGDTDAQAQVVVIIEKNGNRFIGRGQSTDVVEASIKAYINGINRLYNK comes from the coding sequence ATTTACAAGGAGAATAAGACAATGAAAAAGCATATTAAAATATTCGATACAACACTACGAGATGGAGAACAAACACCAAGAGTTAATCTTAATGCTGAAGAAAAATTGAGAATTGCAAAACAATTGGAAAGTTTGGGAGTGGATATAATTGAAGCTGGGTTTGCTGTGGCATCGCCTGGAGATTTTGAAGCTGTAAAAATGATTGCTGAAAATGTAAAAAATTCAACAGTTTGTAGTTTGTCAAGAGCTGTGAAAAAAGATATTGAAGCAGCAGGGGAGGCTCTAAAAGGTGCGGCAAAACCTAGAATTCATACATTCATTGCGACTTCGCCTATTCACAGAGAGTTTAAGCTGAAAATGACAAAAGAGCAAATTGTAGAAAGAACAAGAGAAATGGTGGAACTTGCAAAATCATTTGTTGATGATGTTGAATTTTCTTCAGAAGATGCGACTAGAACAGAGAAAGAATTTTTGGTGGAGGTATATGAAACAGCTATAAAAGCTGGAGCTACTACATTAAATGTGCCTGATACTGTGGGTTACAGAACTCCAAATGAAATGTTTGAATTGATAAGTTATTTGAAAAAAAATGTAAAAGGAATTGAAAATGTGGATATTTCTGTGCATTGTCACGATGACTTGGGACTTTCTGTAGCAAATTCAGTTGCGGCAATTCAAGCTGGAGCAACTCAAATTGAATGTACAATTAATGGACTTGGAGAAAGAGCCGGAAATACTTCACTTGAGGAAATTGCAATGATTTTGAAAACAAGAAAAGATTTATTTGAAGAATATTACACGAACATTGATTCAAAGCAAATTTATCCAACAAGTAAATTAGTAAGCCTTTTGACAGGAGTTGCAACACAGCCTAATAAAGCAATTGTTGGAGCAAACGCATTTGCTCATGAATCAGGAATCCATCAGCACGGAGTTTTAGCAAATCCTGAAACTTACGAAATTATGAGTCCAGAATCTGTAGGAAGAAATCCAGACAGCTTGGTACTTGGAAAACATTCAGGAAAACACGCTTTTATACAAAAGTTGGAATCTTTAGGATTTGACCATGTTGGAAGTGACAGAGTGGAAGAATTATTTGTACAATTTAAAAAATTGGCAGACAAGAAAAAATATGTTTTAGATGAAGATATTATCGCATTAGTTGCTGGAGATGCGGCAAAAATCGAAGGAAGAATCAAATTAACTCACTTTGAAATTTCAAGACAGGAAGGTAAAAAACCAAAAGCTACAGTTACAATCGACTTGGATGGAGAAAAATTGGTTAAAGAAGCTCTTGGAGATGGACCAGTTGATGCGGCTTACAATGCAGTAAACTTAGCAGTGAATGACACTTTTGTCTTAGAAGAATATAAATTGGAAGCAATTACAGGGGATACAGATGCACAGGCACAGGTTGTCGTTATAATTGAGAAAAATGGAAACAGATTTATTGGTAGAGGACAAAGTACAGATGTTGTTGAGGCTAGTATTAAGGCTTATATTAATGGGATAAATAGACTTTATAATAAATAG
- the leuD gene encoding 3-isopropylmalate dehydratase small subunit produces the protein MKPFTKYEGTIVPIMNNNIDTDQLIPKQYLKSIEKTGFGKHVFDEWRYNEDGSDNMDFNLNKPEYKNGTILITGENFGCGSSREHAAWALQDYGIHVIVAGGYSGIFYMNWLNNGHLPITLPEADRIELSKLPGDAKVTVDLENNKLIANGKEYVFELEESWKQRLLKGLDSIGLTLQHENEIRKYEESHK, from the coding sequence ATGAAACCATTTACAAAATATGAAGGAACAATTGTTCCAATAATGAATAATAACATAGATACAGATCAATTAATTCCAAAACAATACTTGAAAAGTATTGAAAAAACAGGATTTGGAAAACATGTTTTCGATGAGTGGAGATATAACGAAGACGGGTCTGACAATATGGATTTTAATTTGAATAAGCCAGAATACAAAAATGGAACAATTTTGATTACTGGAGAAAATTTTGGTTGTGGATCGAGTAGAGAACACGCTGCTTGGGCATTGCAAGATTATGGAATTCATGTAATTGTGGCTGGAGGATATTCAGGAATTTTTTACATGAACTGGTTAAATAACGGACATTTGCCAATAACATTGCCAGAAGCAGATAGAATCGAATTATCAAAATTACCTGGAGATGCGAAAGTTACAGTTGATTTGGAAAACAATAAATTGATTGCGAATGGAAAAGAATATGTTTTTGAGTTGGAAGAAAGCTGGAAACAAAGATTGCTTAAGGGGTTGGATTCGATTGGGTTGACTTTGCAGCATGAAAATGAGATTAGGAAGTATGAGGAAAGTCATAAATAG
- a CDS encoding metallophosphoesterase, with product MKAKSWIIKFLLVFAGLIVIFLIYAHYEYRHIKIRTIEVKSKDIPKEFDGKRVLFVADFQYDTMTRFNRKQQKKAIELINAQKKDMILLGGDYATWEKNIPKFYEDAKNIKIPELGVYAIYGNHEYPGEKETAENMKKIGFNLLTNENRKVTINNEKIYIAGVTDLWHGNPDAKKALEGTKKEDFVLFLTHNPEYFEKMSEAEKEKTDMILAGHTHAGQVTFFGKIIVSAVKDKKKYGYGMKEYGGHKIYITSGVGGAFLEMFIRFFAQPEIVIFELKRIN from the coding sequence ATGAAGGCAAAAAGTTGGATTATTAAATTTCTGTTGGTTTTTGCGGGACTAATTGTGATATTTTTAATTTATGCTCATTATGAGTACAGGCATATTAAAATTAGGACAATTGAGGTAAAGTCAAAAGATATTCCAAAAGAATTTGATGGGAAAAGAGTGCTGTTTGTGGCGGATTTTCAGTATGATACGATGACACGGTTTAATAGAAAGCAGCAGAAAAAGGCAATTGAACTGATTAATGCACAAAAAAAGGATATGATTCTTTTAGGTGGAGATTATGCGACTTGGGAGAAAAATATTCCTAAGTTTTATGAAGATGCTAAAAATATTAAAATTCCTGAACTTGGAGTATATGCGATTTATGGAAATCATGAGTATCCAGGTGAAAAGGAAACTGCTGAAAATATGAAAAAAATTGGATTTAATCTGCTTACAAATGAAAATAGAAAAGTAACGATAAATAATGAGAAAATATACATCGCTGGAGTTACTGACTTGTGGCATGGAAATCCTGATGCGAAAAAAGCTCTTGAAGGTACGAAAAAAGAAGATTTTGTGTTATTTTTAACTCATAATCCTGAATATTTTGAGAAAATGTCAGAAGCTGAAAAGGAAAAAACTGATATGATTTTAGCAGGACACACCCACGCTGGACAGGTTACTTTTTTTGGAAAAATTATTGTGTCGGCAGTGAAGGATAAGAAAAAATATGGCTATGGAATGAAAGAGTATGGCGGACATAAAATTTATATTACTTCTGGAGTTGGTGGTGCTTTTCTTGAGATGTTTATTCGATTTTTTGCACAGCCTGAGATTGTGATTTTTGAGTTGAAGAGAATTAATTAA
- the ilvB gene encoding biosynthetic-type acetolactate synthase large subunit, which yields MSETKMINGGRILLESLHRLGITDIFGYPGGAVIPIFDEIYSYDKINYYFARHEQGLSHAADGYARVSGKVGVCLATSGPGATNMVTGIMTAHMDSVPMIAITGQVRSNLLGRDAFQETDTVGITMPITKCNYLIQNIKEIPRVVKEAYYIATTGRPGPVLIDIPNDIQVHQIPYEEFERLFDEKIELEGYSPTYEGHQGQIKRAIKLIKEAKKPLIIAGAGVLKSKASKELFDYAEKTQTPVATTLLGLGAFPESHELSLGMLGMHGTVPANYATDEADLVIAAGIRFDDRIAGNPNKFIENAKVIHIDIDPAEIDKNKRADVPIVGDLKYVLTDINAEIEPQTHEEWVKKVVEWKKEYPLGHREVGEDKLLPQEVLKAIDDILQGDTIVVTDVGQHQMWAAQYFTYKNPDSIVTSGGAGTMGFGLPAAIGAQIGAPDKKVVLIVGDGGFQMTLQELMMIKQYNLPVKVVILNNSYLGMVRQWQELFKDRRYSFVDLEINPDFIKIAEAYGIKNARLTNKEDLRTKLKDLILSDEGVLIECVVEKEENVFPMIPAGKTVSQMIGKKGVLENE from the coding sequence ATGAGTGAAACTAAGATGATAAACGGTGGTAGAATTTTACTAGAATCGCTACACAGATTAGGAATAACAGATATTTTTGGATATCCGGGAGGAGCGGTAATTCCAATATTTGATGAAATTTATAGTTATGACAAAATAAATTACTATTTTGCAAGACATGAGCAAGGATTGTCACATGCGGCAGATGGTTATGCGAGAGTTTCTGGAAAAGTGGGAGTTTGTCTTGCGACTTCAGGGCCTGGTGCGACAAATATGGTTACGGGAATAATGACAGCACATATGGATTCTGTACCAATGATTGCGATAACTGGACAAGTTAGATCAAATTTATTGGGAAGAGATGCTTTCCAAGAAACTGATACAGTTGGAATTACAATGCCAATTACAAAATGTAATTATTTGATTCAAAATATAAAAGAAATACCTAGAGTTGTAAAAGAGGCTTACTACATTGCGACAACAGGTAGACCAGGACCAGTTCTTATTGATATTCCAAACGATATTCAAGTTCATCAAATTCCATATGAAGAATTTGAGAGATTATTTGATGAAAAAATTGAATTGGAAGGATATTCACCAACTTATGAAGGACATCAAGGTCAAATTAAAAGAGCAATTAAATTGATAAAAGAAGCAAAAAAACCGTTGATAATTGCAGGAGCGGGAGTTTTGAAATCGAAAGCGTCGAAAGAATTGTTTGACTATGCTGAAAAGACACAAACACCTGTGGCTACGACATTACTTGGATTGGGAGCATTTCCTGAATCACACGAATTATCTCTTGGAATGTTAGGAATGCACGGAACTGTACCGGCGAATTATGCGACAGATGAGGCAGATTTAGTAATTGCGGCTGGAATTAGATTTGATGACAGAATTGCTGGAAATCCTAATAAATTTATTGAAAATGCAAAAGTTATTCACATTGACATTGATCCAGCTGAAATTGATAAGAATAAAAGGGCTGATGTGCCAATTGTTGGGGATTTAAAATATGTATTGACTGATATTAATGCTGAAATTGAGCCACAAACTCACGAGGAATGGGTTAAAAAAGTTGTTGAATGGAAAAAAGAATATCCATTAGGACATAGAGAAGTTGGAGAAGATAAATTGCTTCCACAAGAAGTTCTAAAAGCGATTGACGATATTTTGCAAGGGGACACAATTGTTGTAACTGATGTTGGTCAACATCAAATGTGGGCTGCTCAATATTTCACTTACAAAAATCCTGATTCAATCGTAACTTCAGGAGGAGCTGGAACAATGGGATTTGGACTTCCTGCAGCAATTGGAGCACAAATTGGAGCACCTGATAAAAAAGTTGTTTTAATCGTTGGAGATGGTGGTTTCCAAATGACATTACAAGAATTAATGATGATTAAACAATACAATTTACCAGTAAAAGTTGTTATCTTGAACAATTCTTACTTGGGAATGGTTAGACAATGGCAAGAATTGTTTAAAGATAGAAGATATTCATTTGTTGATTTGGAAATAAATCCAGATTTCATTAAAATTGCAGAAGCATATGGAATTAAAAATGCTAGATTGACAAATAAAGAAGACTTGAGAACAAAATTGAAAGATTTAATATTATCTGATGAAGGTGTGTTAATCGAATGTGTTGTTGAAAAAGAAGAAAATGTATTCCCGATGATTCCAGCAGGAAAAACTGTAAGTCAAATGATCGGAAAGAAAGGTGTGTTAGAAAATGAATAG